One part of the Lytechinus pictus isolate F3 Inbred chromosome 3, Lp3.0, whole genome shotgun sequence genome encodes these proteins:
- the LOC129257147 gene encoding nuclear transcription factor Y subunit beta-like — protein sequence METTDQGDGQVLSMPSDQFLTGGLYGQTSADDSLPVGEDEGPIEEKGAASPLREQDRFLPIANVARIMKDGIPKSGKISKEAKECVQECVSEFISFITSEASERCHQEKRKTINGEDILYAMSNLGFDNYVEPLKSYLQKYRESMKGDKVIPQSRQDELGDMGADTFATELMVGDQAGTPAYQQYPSQVQIPMTFT from the exons ATGGAAACAACTGACCAAGGAGATGGACAAGTTCTAAGTATGCCCAGTGATCAATTTCTCACTGGAGGCTTATATGGACAAACTTCAGCTG ATGACAGCTTGCCAGTAGGAGAGGACGAAGGACCAATAGAAGAGAAAGGAGCTGCATCACCTCTTCGAGAACAGGACAGGTTTCTGCCCATTGCCAATGTTGCTCGTATCATGAAAGATGGCATCCCAAAGTCAGGGAAG aTTTCAAAGGAAGCTAAAGAATGTGTTCAAGAATGTGTATCTGAGTTCATCAGCTTTATTACAAGCGA AGCCAGTGAAAGATGTCatcaagaaaagagaaaaacaatCAATGGAGAAGATATCCTCTATGCCATGTCAAATCTTGGATTTGATAATTATGTAGAGCCTCTGAAATCTTACCTTCAAAAATACAGAGAG TCAATGAAAGGAGACAAAGTTATCCCACAGTCGAGGCAGGATGAGCTGGGTGATATGGGTGCAGATACATTTG CAACTGAATTGATGGTTGGAGACCAGGCTGGAACACCAGCCTACCAGCAATATCCTTCTCAAGTACAA ATACCGATGACCTTTACGTGA